In a single window of the Streptomyces sp. NBC_00353 genome:
- a CDS encoding bifunctional adenosylcobinamide kinase/adenosylcobinamide-phosphate guanylyltransferase, whose translation MELTLLGTGAPDGLPRPECPCAACATARGPRARAATALLVDDALLLDLTPGAVFAAARAGHSLTGVRQVLLTHPHDGPAMELPAGLPPAARVPDGQELTLISGHRIRAVSMDAPGTGYEVTAPEGERLLYMPPGAAPAGLTDRVAQPYEMVVGDVTGRPDAVARLRAVEAIGPATEVIAVHIDHDAPPGPELDRRLAASGARTVPDGTTLVVGDYRAVPDVPRRTLVTGGARSGKSVEAERRLETFPEVVYVATGGGRDGDAEWAARIGLHRERRPAAWRTEETCELVELLESDGPPLLIDCLSLWLTDAMDRVDAWSDAAWANGGETALRERITELVGAVRGTRRTVVAVTNEVGSGVVPATASGRRFRDELGRLNAAFADECEHVLLVVAGQAVTLRG comes from the coding sequence GTGGAACTGACTCTGCTCGGCACCGGAGCTCCCGACGGGCTGCCTCGCCCCGAATGTCCGTGCGCCGCCTGCGCCACCGCCCGCGGGCCGCGGGCGCGGGCCGCGACCGCGTTGCTGGTCGACGATGCGCTGCTGCTCGATCTCACTCCGGGGGCCGTGTTCGCCGCCGCCCGTGCGGGGCATTCGCTGACCGGCGTACGGCAGGTCCTGCTCACCCATCCGCACGACGGGCCCGCCATGGAGCTGCCCGCCGGGCTGCCCCCGGCCGCCCGGGTGCCGGACGGGCAGGAGCTGACGCTGATCAGCGGGCACCGGATCCGGGCGGTGTCGATGGACGCGCCGGGGACCGGATACGAGGTGACGGCTCCGGAGGGCGAGCGGCTGCTGTACATGCCCCCGGGGGCCGCCCCCGCCGGTCTCACGGACCGGGTGGCGCAGCCGTACGAGATGGTCGTCGGCGATGTGACCGGGCGGCCGGACGCGGTGGCCCGGCTGCGGGCCGTCGAGGCGATCGGGCCGGCCACCGAGGTCATCGCCGTCCATATCGACCACGACGCGCCGCCCGGCCCCGAGCTGGACCGGCGGCTCGCGGCGTCCGGGGCGCGGACCGTGCCGGACGGGACGACGCTGGTGGTCGGCGATTACCGAGCCGTACCGGATGTCCCGCGGCGCACGCTGGTGACGGGCGGTGCGCGGTCCGGGAAGTCGGTGGAGGCCGAGCGGCGCCTGGAGACGTTCCCCGAGGTGGTGTACGTGGCGACCGGCGGCGGCCGGGACGGCGACGCCGAGTGGGCTGCCCGGATCGGGCTGCACCGGGAGCGCAGGCCGGCCGCCTGGCGCACCGAGGAGACCTGTGAACTGGTGGAGCTGCTGGAGTCGGACGGGCCTCCGCTGCTGATCGACTGCCTGTCGCTGTGGCTGACGGACGCGATGGACCGGGTGGACGCCTGGTCCGACGCGGCGTGGGCGAACGGCGGCGAGACCGCGCTGCGGGAGCGGATCACCGAACTGGTCGGCGCGGTGCGCGGGACGCGGCGTACCGTCGTCGCCGTGACCAATGAGGTCGGCTCCGGCGTGGTGCCCGCGACGGCCTCCGGGCGGCGGTTCCGGGACGAGTTGGGGCGGCTGAACGCGGCGTTCGCCGACGAGTGCGAGCACGTACTGCTGGTGGTGGCCGGGCAGGCAGTGACACTGCGCGGCTGA
- a CDS encoding endo alpha-1,4 polygalactosaminidase, protein MRAQWAARMSGPGPALPAVLILLAVLAGCTSAPEAAPAERWRPRPGADWQWQLSGRLDPTVDVPVYDIDGFEHDASAVADLHRRDRKVICYVSTGAWEDFRPDAAKFPASVRGRGNGWPGERWLDIRRTDVLEPLMEARIEMCAKKGFDAVEPDNMDGYRNRTGFPLTAADQLRYNRLVARIAHRHGLAVGLKNDLDQIPQLEPDFDFAVNEQCAQYDECAALAPFIEADKAVFHVEYEVPVARFCPQSKKLRLSSLRKKYELGVWRRSCTSNMSGN, encoded by the coding sequence ATGCGCGCCCAGTGGGCTGCACGCATGTCGGGGCCGGGGCCGGCGCTGCCCGCCGTACTGATTCTGTTGGCAGTCCTGGCCGGCTGCACCTCGGCGCCGGAAGCCGCCCCCGCGGAGCGCTGGAGGCCGAGGCCCGGCGCCGACTGGCAGTGGCAGCTCTCCGGCCGCCTCGACCCCACCGTGGACGTCCCGGTGTACGACATCGACGGCTTCGAGCACGACGCGTCGGCGGTCGCCGATCTGCACCGCCGGGACCGCAAGGTCATCTGCTACGTCTCCACGGGCGCCTGGGAGGACTTCCGCCCGGACGCCGCGAAGTTTCCCGCCTCGGTGCGGGGAAGGGGCAACGGCTGGCCGGGGGAGCGCTGGCTCGACATCCGCCGCACGGACGTGCTGGAACCGCTGATGGAGGCCCGGATCGAGATGTGTGCGAAGAAGGGCTTCGACGCGGTCGAACCCGACAACATGGACGGCTACCGCAACCGGACGGGCTTCCCGCTGACCGCCGCCGACCAACTGCGCTACAACCGGCTCGTCGCCCGCATCGCCCACCGCCACGGACTGGCCGTCGGCCTGAAGAACGACCTGGACCAGATCCCGCAGCTGGAGCCGGACTTCGACTTCGCGGTCAACGAACAGTGCGCGCAGTACGACGAGTGCGCCGCCCTCGCACCGTTCATCGAGGCGGACAAGGCGGTGTTCCATGTGGAGTACGAGGTGCCGGTGGCGCGGTTCTGCCCGCAGTCGAAGAAGCTGCGCCTGAGCTCACTGCGCAAGAAGTACGAACTCGGAGTCTGGCGCCGGAGCTGTACGTCAAACATGTCCGGCAATTGA
- a CDS encoding phosphatidylglycerol lysyltransferase domain-containing protein, producing MGEVRLVGGGVRRSTVRSRRGAAFAIWYLRAVSFINFLSAVWVTLGQDLRRHNTDNYFTPYLLTAGFSSGVVALFLAVTMRRRKRAAWIVNMVLSGLLLLLFAFVISFPEIRQYPQNWISLALTAAFVLALLLGRREFYAKGDRSNPKLAAVVAVGGLLLTSLIATLLVTVTNTAHDEYRSTFLDRWRYGALRLISVAADNSRFPGITVPGWVNVVINILSTLLLIAVVYAAFRSRRAVDPITPQDEDRLRVLLDKHGDRDSLGYFALRREKSVVWSPTGKAAVAYRVVGGVSLASGDPIGDPEAWPGAIEPWLTEAREHGWIPAVMGVSEEGGTVYARHGLDALELGDEAIVETAEFTLDGRAMRTVRQAYNRVKRAGYEVTVRRHADIPDAEMAELLRCADDWRDGETERGFSMALGRLGDPADGQCVMLACRDSGDVPGQGQLRAVLSFVPWGPNGLSLDLMRRDRNSENGLMEFMVIELLQRAPEIGITQVSLNFAMFRSVFERGSRLGAGPVLRLWRSLLSFFSRWWQIESLYRANAKYRPIWEPRFMLFEKSSDLLRIGIAAARAEGFLEAPGLPKWMHRSHLGSRR from the coding sequence ATGGGAGAGGTCCGATTGGTCGGTGGGGGTGTCCGGCGGAGCACCGTCCGCTCACGACGCGGCGCGGCATTCGCCATCTGGTATCTGCGCGCCGTGTCGTTCATCAATTTCCTGAGCGCTGTCTGGGTCACGCTCGGCCAGGACCTCCGCCGGCACAACACCGACAACTACTTCACGCCCTATCTGCTCACCGCGGGCTTCTCCTCCGGAGTGGTCGCACTCTTCCTGGCCGTCACCATGCGTCGCCGCAAGCGGGCCGCGTGGATCGTCAACATGGTGCTGAGCGGTCTGCTGCTGCTGCTCTTCGCCTTTGTGATCTCCTTCCCGGAGATCCGGCAGTACCCGCAGAACTGGATCTCCCTGGCACTGACCGCCGCGTTCGTCCTGGCGCTGCTCCTCGGCCGGCGCGAGTTCTACGCCAAGGGCGACAGATCCAACCCGAAGCTGGCGGCCGTGGTCGCCGTCGGCGGGCTGCTGCTCACCTCGCTGATCGCGACCCTGCTCGTGACCGTCACCAACACGGCGCACGACGAGTACCGCTCGACCTTCCTCGACCGCTGGCGCTACGGCGCGCTGCGGCTGATCTCGGTCGCCGCCGACAACTCCCGCTTCCCCGGCATCACCGTGCCCGGCTGGGTCAATGTCGTCATCAACATCCTCTCCACCCTGCTGCTGATCGCCGTCGTGTACGCGGCCTTCCGCTCCCGCCGGGCCGTCGACCCGATCACCCCGCAGGACGAGGACCGGCTCCGCGTCCTGCTCGACAAGCACGGCGACCGCGATTCGCTCGGCTACTTCGCGCTGCGCCGGGAGAAGAGCGTCGTCTGGTCGCCGACCGGGAAAGCAGCCGTCGCCTACCGGGTGGTCGGCGGGGTCTCGCTCGCCTCCGGTGACCCGATCGGCGACCCGGAGGCCTGGCCCGGCGCGATCGAGCCGTGGCTCACCGAGGCCCGCGAGCACGGCTGGATCCCCGCGGTGATGGGGGTGAGCGAGGAGGGCGGCACGGTCTACGCCCGGCACGGCCTCGACGCACTGGAACTCGGCGACGAAGCGATCGTGGAGACGGCCGAGTTCACCCTCGACGGGCGGGCGATGCGGACCGTCCGCCAGGCGTACAACCGGGTCAAGCGCGCCGGGTACGAGGTGACCGTCCGCCGCCACGCGGACATCCCCGACGCCGAGATGGCCGAACTGCTGCGCTGTGCCGACGACTGGCGCGACGGGGAGACCGAGCGCGGCTTCTCGATGGCGCTCGGACGGCTCGGCGATCCGGCGGACGGGCAGTGCGTGATGCTGGCGTGCCGGGACAGCGGCGACGTCCCGGGCCAGGGCCAGTTGCGTGCCGTACTGAGCTTCGTCCCCTGGGGTCCGAACGGTCTCTCGCTGGACCTGATGCGCCGTGACCGGAACTCCGAGAACGGCCTGATGGAGTTCATGGTCATCGAACTCCTGCAGCGCGCACCGGAGATCGGGATCACCCAGGTGTCGCTCAACTTCGCGATGTTCCGGTCCGTCTTCGAGAGGGGATCACGGCTCGGCGCCGGACCGGTGCTGAGGCTGTGGCGCTCGCTGCTCAGCTTCTTCTCGCGCTGGTGGCAGATCGAGTCGCTCTACCGCGCCAACGCCAAGTACCGACCGATCTGGGAGCCGCGCTTCATGCTCTTCGAGAAGAGCTCCGACCTGCTGCGCATCGGCATCGCCGCAGCCCGCGCCGAAGGGTTTCTGGAGGCCCCCGGCCTGCCCAAGTGGATGCACCGCTCGCATCTGGGAAGCCGTAGATGA
- a CDS encoding leucyl aminopeptidase, translating into MTALTLSTAGAATLRADALVVGVAKGAKGPVVAPGAEAVDKAFDGKLATVLETLGASGAEGEVTKLPAPAGLKVPVVIAVGLGSVPEKDAAFDAEALRRAAGSASRALAGSKKAGFALPVASVEDAEAVAEGALLGAYAFTAYQGGEDKLASKDKKNGNGPKSPLAEVALLGAKPRDKAFKAAAERAVAVVEEINRARDLINTPPNDLYPESFAAVATAAGKEHGIKVQVFDEKALVKGGFGGLLGVGQGSTHGPRLVKLAYTHPKAEKTLALVGKGITYDSGGISLKPAGHNETMKCDMSGAAAVFATVVAAARLGLQVNVTGWLALAENMPSGNATRPGDVLRMYSGKTVEVLNTDAEGRLVLADALTRASEEKPDAIVDVATLTGAMVLALGHRTFGIMANDDAFRTSIHEIAEEVGEASWPMPLPADLRKGMDSPTADIANMGERMGGGLVAGLFLKEFVGEGIAWAHLDIAGPAFHEGAPYGYTPKGGTGSAVRTLVKLAERTATGDLG; encoded by the coding sequence GTGACTGCTCTCACTCTCAGCACTGCCGGTGCGGCGACGCTGCGCGCCGACGCACTCGTCGTCGGCGTCGCCAAGGGCGCCAAGGGTCCGGTCGTCGCACCGGGCGCCGAGGCCGTGGACAAGGCGTTCGACGGAAAGCTCGCCACCGTCCTGGAGACCCTGGGCGCCTCCGGTGCCGAGGGCGAAGTCACCAAGCTCCCCGCGCCGGCCGGCCTCAAGGTCCCCGTCGTCATCGCGGTCGGGCTCGGTTCGGTTCCGGAGAAGGACGCGGCGTTCGACGCCGAGGCGCTGCGCCGCGCCGCCGGCTCCGCCTCGCGTGCGCTGGCCGGTTCGAAGAAGGCCGGCTTCGCACTGCCGGTCGCGTCTGTCGAGGACGCCGAGGCCGTCGCCGAGGGCGCGCTCCTCGGTGCGTACGCCTTCACCGCGTACCAGGGCGGCGAGGACAAGCTCGCCTCGAAGGACAAGAAGAACGGCAACGGCCCGAAGTCGCCGCTCGCCGAGGTCGCCCTGCTCGGCGCCAAGCCGCGCGACAAGGCATTCAAGGCGGCCGCCGAGCGCGCCGTCGCGGTCGTCGAGGAGATCAACCGCGCCCGCGACCTGATCAACACCCCGCCGAACGACCTGTACCCCGAGTCCTTCGCCGCTGTGGCCACGGCCGCCGGCAAGGAGCACGGCATCAAGGTGCAGGTCTTCGACGAGAAGGCGCTCGTCAAGGGCGGCTTCGGCGGTCTGCTGGGCGTCGGCCAGGGCTCGACCCACGGCCCCCGCCTGGTGAAGCTCGCGTACACGCACCCGAAGGCGGAGAAGACCCTGGCCCTGGTCGGCAAGGGCATCACGTACGACTCGGGCGGCATCTCGCTGAAGCCGGCCGGTCACAACGAGACGATGAAGTGCGACATGAGCGGCGCCGCCGCCGTGTTCGCGACCGTCGTCGCGGCCGCCCGCCTGGGGCTCCAGGTCAACGTCACCGGCTGGCTGGCGCTCGCCGAGAACATGCCGTCCGGCAACGCGACCCGCCCGGGTGACGTGCTGCGCATGTACAGCGGCAAGACCGTCGAGGTCCTCAACACGGACGCCGAGGGCCGGCTCGTCCTCGCCGACGCGCTGACCCGCGCGTCCGAGGAGAAGCCGGACGCGATCGTCGACGTGGCGACCCTGACCGGCGCGATGGTGCTGGCTCTGGGCCACCGCACCTTCGGCATCATGGCGAACGACGACGCCTTCCGTACCTCCATCCACGAGATCGCCGAGGAGGTCGGCGAGGCCTCCTGGCCGATGCCGCTCCCCGCCGACCTGCGCAAGGGCATGGACTCCCCGACCGCCGACATCGCCAACATGGGTGAGCGGATGGGCGGCGGCCTGGTGGCCGGTCTGTTCCTGAAGGAGTTCGTGGGCGAGGGCATCGCCTGGGCGCACCTGGACATCGCGGGCCCGGCCTTCCACGAGGGCGCACCGTACGGCTACACGCCGAAGGGCGGCACCGGTTCCGCGGTCCGCACGCTGGTGAAGCTGGCGGAGCGCACCGCGACCGGCGACCTCGGCTGA
- the cobT gene encoding nicotinate-nucleotide--dimethylbenzimidazole phosphoribosyltransferase, which yields MNLDDFSDLIERPDGGVRRDAEERRERLIVPPGALGRLDELGEWLSAAQQAVPVKPIEQPRVVLFAGDHGVAELGVSGRAAGTAHELVRATLDGATPLAVLARRFSVPVRIVDAGLDCDPELLPESVVRHRVRRGSGRIDIEDAMTAEEAEQAVRLGIAIADEEADSGTDLVVLGDLSVGGTTAASTLIAALCGTDASVVTGRGGAGIDDLAWMRKCAAIRDALRRARPVLGDQLELLATVGGADLAAMTGFLLQCAVRRLPVILDGVVSSACALVAQRAAFRAPDWWLAGQVSGEPAQTKALDRMALNPLLDHGVIVGEGSGALLALPLVQAAAALAAELPERAPAGTGEDGKKDGDEAGTTGANGESADD from the coding sequence GTGAATCTGGACGACTTCTCCGACCTGATCGAACGCCCCGACGGCGGCGTACGGCGCGACGCCGAGGAACGCCGGGAGCGGCTGATCGTGCCCCCGGGTGCCCTCGGGCGCCTCGACGAGCTGGGCGAATGGCTCTCCGCCGCACAGCAGGCCGTGCCGGTCAAGCCGATCGAGCAGCCGCGCGTGGTGCTCTTCGCCGGTGATCACGGGGTGGCCGAGCTGGGCGTCTCGGGCCGGGCGGCCGGGACCGCGCACGAGCTGGTGCGGGCCACGCTGGACGGTGCGACGCCGCTCGCCGTGCTGGCCCGCCGCTTCTCCGTACCGGTGCGGATCGTCGACGCCGGCCTGGACTGCGATCCGGAACTGCTGCCCGAGTCGGTCGTACGTCACCGGGTGCGGCGCGGCAGCGGCCGGATCGACATCGAGGACGCGATGACGGCCGAGGAGGCCGAGCAGGCGGTGCGGCTCGGGATCGCGATCGCCGACGAGGAGGCCGACTCGGGCACCGATCTGGTGGTGCTCGGCGACCTGAGCGTCGGCGGCACCACTGCGGCATCCACGCTGATCGCGGCGCTGTGCGGCACGGACGCCTCCGTGGTCACCGGGCGCGGCGGTGCGGGCATCGACGATCTCGCCTGGATGCGCAAGTGTGCGGCGATCCGGGACGCGTTGCGACGGGCCCGGCCGGTCCTCGGTGACCAGCTGGAGCTGCTGGCCACGGTCGGCGGCGCCGACCTGGCGGCGATGACCGGATTCCTGCTGCAGTGCGCGGTGCGCAGGCTGCCGGTGATCCTGGACGGCGTGGTCTCGTCGGCGTGTGCACTGGTCGCCCAGCGGGCCGCGTTCCGGGCGCCGGACTGGTGGCTGGCGGGCCAGGTGAGCGGCGAGCCGGCGCAGACGAAGGCGCTGGACCGGATGGCGCTCAACCCTCTGCTCGACCACGGCGTCATCGTGGGCGAGGGGAGCGGGGCCCTGCTGGCGCTTCCGCTCGTGCAGGCCGCGGCCGCGCTGGCGGCGGAGCTGCCCGAGCGCGCACCGGCGGGCACCGGCGAGGACGGCAAGAAGGACGGCGACGAGGCCGGGACGACCGGCGCGAACGGCGAGTCGGCCGACGACTGA
- a CDS encoding adenosylcobinamide-GDP ribazoletransferase produces the protein MTSPNSHGIRFAFGTLTVLPVRVTRWDREAARAGMLCAPFAGLVVGLSAAVPGGLLLLFGSGPLLAAVASAAVPAVLTRGLHLDGLADTADGLGSGKPAEDALRIMKQSDIGPFGVITLLFVLLAQVAVLHQLYGQGWAHGAMAAVVAGVTARLALTLASRQGVPPARPEGLGAAVAGTVPLRAAAGAAVVVVAACAGAGAVFGGYAPLHQGLAVVGGLAGAQVLLRHCVRRFGGVTGDVFGAVAEVAATGTLVGLALG, from the coding sequence GTGACCTCCCCGAACAGCCACGGCATACGTTTCGCCTTCGGCACCCTGACCGTCCTCCCCGTCCGCGTCACCCGCTGGGACCGTGAAGCGGCCCGTGCCGGGATGCTGTGCGCCCCGTTCGCCGGTCTGGTGGTGGGGCTGTCGGCGGCGGTGCCGGGTGGGCTGTTGCTGCTGTTCGGCTCGGGGCCGCTCCTCGCCGCGGTCGCCTCGGCCGCGGTGCCCGCGGTCCTCACGAGGGGACTGCATCTCGACGGCCTCGCGGACACGGCGGACGGGCTCGGCAGCGGAAAACCCGCTGAGGACGCGCTGCGCATCATGAAGCAGTCGGACATTGGGCCATTCGGCGTGATCACTCTGCTGTTCGTGCTGCTGGCCCAGGTCGCCGTCCTCCACCAGCTGTACGGGCAGGGCTGGGCGCACGGCGCGATGGCGGCGGTCGTCGCCGGGGTCACCGCCCGGCTCGCGCTCACGCTGGCATCCCGTCAGGGCGTACCGCCGGCCCGGCCGGAAGGGCTGGGCGCGGCGGTGGCGGGCACGGTTCCGCTGCGGGCGGCGGCAGGTGCGGCCGTGGTGGTGGTGGCCGCGTGCGCGGGGGCCGGGGCGGTGTTCGGCGGGTACGCGCCGTTGCACCAGGGACTTGCCGTGGTGGGCGGGCTGGCCGGCGCGCAGGTGTTGCTGCGGCACTGCGTACGGAGGTTCGGCGGGGTCACGGGGGATGTGTTCGGGGCGGTTGCGGAGGTGGCCGCAACGGGGACGCTGGTGGGGCTGGCCCTGGGCTGA
- a CDS encoding S1C family serine protease: protein MDASHSRTRARRLLLPLAAGLCAIALVSGCSGSKSNASQAGATPSGAKQQALTTPSADDLQTDFQTVIKNVLPSVVQIDASNSLGSGIIYDDKGHIVTNAHVVGAEKTFKVTIATGEKVLSASLVAAYPEQDLAVIKLDDVPSGLEPATFGDSEKVEVGQIVLAMGSPLGLSSSVTQGIVSAVGRTVTESRAGGGTGATIANMVQTSAAINPGNSGGALVNLDSEVIGIPTLGAVDPAMGDSAAPGIGFAIPASMVKTVADQIIKNGKVTDSGRAALNITGRTVVDDNYQPAGVALVSVTKGGAADRAGLQVGDIITKIGDAPVTTIASLSEELAVKKPGQKVTVTYLRNTSQRTADVTLGEI, encoded by the coding sequence ATGGATGCTTCCCACTCGCGTACCCGTGCCCGCCGGTTGCTGCTGCCGCTGGCCGCAGGCCTCTGCGCCATCGCCCTGGTGAGCGGCTGCTCCGGATCGAAATCGAACGCGTCGCAGGCCGGTGCAACGCCGTCGGGCGCGAAGCAGCAGGCTCTGACCACCCCGTCCGCCGACGATCTGCAGACCGATTTCCAGACCGTCATCAAGAACGTCCTGCCCTCGGTCGTGCAGATCGACGCCTCCAACAGTCTTGGCTCGGGCATCATCTATGACGACAAGGGCCATATCGTCACCAATGCCCATGTGGTGGGCGCGGAGAAGACCTTCAAGGTCACCATCGCCACCGGCGAGAAGGTGCTGAGCGCCTCGCTGGTCGCCGCATATCCGGAACAGGACCTGGCCGTCATCAAGCTCGACGACGTGCCGAGCGGGCTGGAGCCGGCGACGTTCGGTGACTCGGAGAAGGTCGAGGTCGGTCAGATCGTGCTGGCGATGGGCTCGCCGCTCGGGCTGTCCAGCAGCGTCACCCAGGGCATCGTGTCGGCGGTCGGCCGGACCGTGACCGAGAGCCGCGCGGGCGGGGGCACCGGGGCGACCATCGCGAACATGGTGCAGACCTCGGCGGCGATCAACCCGGGCAACAGCGGCGGCGCACTGGTCAATCTGGACAGCGAGGTGATCGGTATCCCGACCCTGGGAGCGGTGGACCCCGCAATGGGCGACAGCGCCGCGCCGGGCATCGGGTTCGCGATCCCCGCCTCGATGGTCAAAACGGTGGCCGACCAGATCATCAAGAACGGCAAGGTCACCGACTCGGGCCGGGCGGCACTGAACATCACCGGCCGCACGGTCGTCGACGACAACTACCAGCCGGCCGGGGTGGCGCTGGTCAGCGTCACGAAGGGCGGCGCCGCCGACAGGGCGGGGCTGCAGGTCGGCGACATCATCACGAAGATCGGCGACGCGCCGGTCACCACGATCGCCTCGCTGTCGGAGGAACTGGCCGTCAAGAAGCCGGGCCAGAAGGTCACGGTGACGTATCTGCGCAACACCTCACAGCGGACCGCGGACGTCACGCTGGGCGAGATCTGA
- the lpdA gene encoding dihydrolipoyl dehydrogenase: MANDASTVFDLVILGGGSGGYAAALRGAQLGLDVALIEKGKVGGTCLHNGCIPTKALLHAGEIADQAREAGQFGVKATFEGIDIEAVHKYKDEVITGLYKGLQGLIASRKVTYIEGEGRLSSPTSVDVNGQRIQGRHVLLATGSVPKSLPGLEIDGNRIISSDHALKLDRVPQSAIVLGGGVIGVEFASAWKSFGTDVTIVEGLKHLVPVEDENSSKLLERAFRKRGIKFNLGTFFQKAEYTENGVRVTLADGKTFEAEVLLVAIGRGPVSQGLGYEEAGVAMDRGYVLVDEYMQTNVPTISAVGDLAPTLQLAHVGFAEGMLVAERLAGQKVVPIDYDGVPRVTYCHPEVASVGITEAKAKELYGADKVVALKYNLAGNGKSKILKTAGEIKLVQVKDGAVVGVHMVGDRMGEQVGEAQLIYNWEALPAEVAQLVHAHPTQNEALGEAHLALAGKPLHSHD; this comes from the coding sequence GTGGCGAACGACGCCAGCACCGTTTTCGACCTAGTGATCCTCGGCGGTGGTAGCGGCGGTTATGCCGCGGCCCTGCGCGGAGCGCAGCTGGGCCTGGACGTCGCTCTGATCGAGAAGGGCAAGGTCGGCGGCACCTGCCTGCACAACGGCTGCATTCCCACGAAGGCGCTGCTGCACGCCGGTGAGATCGCCGACCAGGCACGCGAGGCCGGCCAGTTCGGCGTCAAGGCCACCTTCGAGGGCATCGACATCGAGGCCGTCCACAAGTACAAGGACGAGGTGATCACCGGCCTGTACAAGGGCCTGCAGGGTCTGATCGCCTCGCGCAAGGTGACGTACATCGAGGGTGAGGGACGGCTCTCCTCCCCCACCTCCGTGGACGTGAACGGCCAGCGCATCCAGGGCCGCCACGTGCTCCTGGCGACCGGCTCCGTGCCGAAGTCGCTGCCGGGCCTGGAGATCGACGGCAACCGCATCATCTCCTCGGACCACGCGCTGAAGCTGGACCGCGTCCCGCAGTCCGCGATCGTGCTGGGCGGCGGCGTCATCGGCGTCGAGTTCGCCTCGGCGTGGAAGTCCTTCGGCACCGACGTCACCATCGTCGAGGGTCTGAAGCACCTCGTCCCGGTCGAGGACGAGAACAGCTCGAAGCTTCTTGAGCGCGCTTTCCGCAAGCGGGGCATCAAGTTCAACCTCGGCACCTTCTTCCAGAAGGCCGAGTACACCGAGAACGGTGTGCGGGTCACCCTCGCCGACGGCAAGACCTTCGAGGCGGAGGTGCTGCTGGTCGCGATCGGCCGCGGTCCGGTCTCGCAGGGCCTGGGTTACGAGGAGGCCGGCGTCGCGATGGACCGCGGCTATGTCCTCGTCGACGAGTACATGCAGACCAACGTCCCGACCATCTCGGCCGTGGGCGACCTGGCCCCGACCCTCCAGCTCGCGCACGTCGGCTTCGCCGAGGGCATGCTGGTCGCGGAGCGGCTGGCCGGTCAGAAGGTCGTTCCGATCGACTACGACGGTGTCCCCCGGGTGACGTACTGCCACCCCGAGGTCGCCTCCGTGGGCATCACCGAGGCGAAGGCCAAGGAGCTCTACGGCGCGGACAAGGTCGTCGCTCTGAAGTACAACCTCGCGGGCAACGGCAAGAGCAAGATCCTGAAGACCGCGGGCGAGATCAAGCTCGTCCAGGTCAAGGACGGTGCCGTGGTCGGCGTCCACATGGTCGGTGACCGTATGGGCGAGCAGGTCGGCGAAGCCCAGCTGATCTACAACTGGGAGGCGCTGCCGGCCGAGGTCGCGCAGCTCGTCCACGCCCACCCGACGCAGAACGAGGCGCTCGGCGAGGCCCACCTGGCCCTGGCCGGCAAGCCCCTGCACTCCCACGACTGA
- a CDS encoding class I SAM-dependent methyltransferase, whose amino-acid sequence MARVRPMLNGVPETLLWTLYNRAYEAGQLYPVIDDPMALQLVADLDYPFEERFGRPNAFHSQAQALRSRCFDLAVEGYLRAHPQATVVALGEGLETGFWRVDNGRLNWLSVELPEVAALRRTLLPASDRLRTLTRSATDLSWLDEIEDPAGRGVAVTTQGLLMYLEPAEVRKILAGCAERLPGGVLVLDSMARWLARGTVAGTSKVGSMTIPPMRWAMDPRERKKLRSAHPNITEVHALGLPRGRGAMGELIRIQHLTPGLRTLTPAMTLLRFGA is encoded by the coding sequence ATGGCCCGTGTACGGCCGATGCTGAACGGGGTTCCGGAGACCCTGCTGTGGACGCTCTACAACCGGGCGTACGAGGCGGGGCAGCTCTATCCCGTCATCGACGATCCGATGGCGCTGCAGCTGGTGGCGGACCTCGACTACCCCTTCGAGGAGCGGTTCGGACGGCCGAACGCGTTCCACTCGCAGGCTCAGGCGCTGCGTTCGCGCTGCTTCGACCTCGCGGTGGAGGGCTATCTGCGCGCCCATCCGCAGGCCACCGTGGTCGCGCTCGGCGAAGGTCTGGAGACCGGCTTCTGGCGGGTCGACAACGGCCGGCTCAACTGGCTGAGCGTGGAGCTGCCGGAGGTCGCCGCGCTGCGCCGTACGCTGCTGCCCGCGTCGGACCGGCTGCGGACGCTGACCCGTTCGGCGACCGATCTCTCCTGGCTGGACGAGATCGAGGACCCGGCCGGCCGGGGTGTGGCCGTCACGACGCAGGGGCTGCTGATGTATCTGGAACCTGCCGAGGTACGGAAGATCCTGGCGGGCTGCGCCGAACGGCTGCCGGGCGGCGTACTCGTCCTGGACTCGATGGCACGCTGGCTGGCGCGAGGGACGGTGGCCGGTACGTCGAAGGTCGGCTCCATGACCATCCCGCCGATGCGCTGGGCGATGGACCCTCGCGAGCGGAAGAAACTGCGCAGCGCGCATCCGAACATCACCGAGGTGCACGCGCTGGGGCTGCCACGCGGACGGGGTGCGATGGGCGAGCTGATCCGGATCCAGCACCTGACCCCGGGGCTGCGGACGCTGACCCCCGCGATGACGCTGCTGCGGTTCGGGGCCTGA